From one Macellibacteroides fermentans genomic stretch:
- a CDS encoding adenylate kinase, whose amino-acid sequence MLNVVIFGAPGSGKGTQSELIIKEYALDHISTGDVLRGEIKGETELGKIAKDYIEKGQLVPDELIINMLAKVLDSKKDSKGVIFDGFPRTIPQAKALKVMLNERGTDVSVMIDLQVEEDELIQRLLKRGEISGRSDDNLETIKSRLDVYHNQTAPLAAYYVEEGKHKAVKGMGTIEDIFGRIKVAIDGAK is encoded by the coding sequence ATGTTGAACGTTGTAATTTTTGGCGCACCGGGCTCAGGAAAAGGTACGCAGAGCGAATTGATTATTAAGGAGTATGCGTTGGATCATATTTCAACCGGAGATGTTTTGCGTGGCGAAATCAAAGGAGAAACTGAGCTGGGTAAAATAGCGAAAGACTATATCGAAAAAGGTCAGCTTGTTCCGGACGAACTGATCATTAATATGCTTGCCAAGGTTTTGGACAGCAAAAAAGATTCTAAGGGTGTTATTTTTGACGGTTTCCCCCGTACTATTCCTCAGGCAAAGGCGCTGAAGGTGATGCTTAACGAACGTGGAACAGATGTTTCTGTTATGATCGACCTTCAGGTTGAAGAAGACGAACTGATCCAGCGTTTGCTTAAACGTGGTGAAATTTCGGGTCGTTCGGACGATAACCTGGAAACTATTAAATCAAGATTGGATGTGTATCACAACCAGACAGCTCCTTTGGCTGCTTATTATGTAGAAGAAGGAAAACACAAAGCTGTAAAGGGTATGGGTACAATCGAAGATATCTTTGGTCGTATTAAAGTTGCAATTGACGGAGCTAAATAA
- a CDS encoding phosphoribosyltransferase — protein MNRIRLKDKEFELFIPESKIKEAIQGMAVRIKEDIKGTDPLFVGVLNGAFMFAAELMKELNGPYQLTFARYSSYKGTSSSGEINEIMPIQVPVEGRTVVLMEDIIDTGFTMEFVMNKLRNAGAADVKLATLLFKPEALQCKLIPDYVGLSIPTDFIVGYGLDYDELGRMYRDIYKIVEPGK, from the coding sequence ATGAATAGGATTCGGCTTAAAGATAAAGAATTTGAACTGTTTATTCCGGAGAGTAAAATCAAGGAAGCCATACAAGGCATGGCTGTTCGCATAAAAGAAGACATTAAAGGAACAGATCCTTTGTTTGTTGGAGTGTTAAATGGTGCATTTATGTTTGCAGCCGAACTGATGAAGGAGCTTAATGGTCCGTATCAGCTCACGTTTGCACGCTATTCATCCTATAAAGGGACCTCATCGTCCGGCGAAATCAATGAGATTATGCCCATACAGGTGCCGGTGGAAGGACGTACGGTTGTGTTGATGGAAGATATCATCGATACAGGTTTTACCATGGAATTTGTAATGAATAAACTGCGCAATGCAGGAGCCGCCGATGTGAAGCTGGCCACGCTGTTGTTTAAGCCCGAAGCATTGCAGTGCAAATTGATACCCGATTATGTTGGATTGTCCATTCCCACCGATTTTATTGTTGGGTACGGTCTGGATTATGATGAACTGGGACGTATGTACCGCGATATCTACAAGATCGTGGAGCCAGGAAAATAA
- a CDS encoding NAD(P)H-hydrate dehydratase, with translation MMKIFPTNIIKELDQYTIQNEPINSADLVERAARVFVHEFCRRYSKQTQLIVFAGQGNNGADALAIARLLLDEGYRLKTYLFNPTNHLSYDCELNKQRLLAMANIDFTEVVDDFIPPVLTSRDVVIDGLFGSGLNRPLTGGFAAVVRYINQSEATVVSIDIPSGLFGEDNRTNIPSAIIQAHTTLTFGFPKLAFMLAENEVYVGEWKVLDIGTHPQIVEETPADFMYLLEEDISPVFGPRNKFSHKGTFGHALLIAGSKGKMGAAQLAAKACLRSGAGLLTVHVPAKGGNILQTAFPEAMLSFDNNAEHFSSVPDSGSYSAVGIGPGLGQHMDSAAAFERLLQQKTKALVIDADAINMLASNNELIKKVPPLSILTPHPKEFDRIAGESSTSYERLLKARAFAMEHSLCIVLKGAYTAVCSPEGNVYFNCTGNPGMATAGSGDVLTGIILSLLAQGISPVTAAVSGVFLHGTAGDLAAVYRSEESMIASDMIEMLGKAFKQIRNY, from the coding sequence ATGATGAAAATATTTCCTACAAATATCATTAAAGAGCTTGATCAGTATACGATCCAGAACGAGCCCATCAATTCTGCCGATCTGGTTGAACGTGCTGCAAGGGTTTTTGTACATGAGTTCTGCCGTCGTTATTCCAAACAAACACAACTGATTGTGTTTGCCGGTCAGGGTAACAACGGAGCGGATGCCCTGGCCATTGCCCGCTTACTGCTTGACGAAGGTTACCGGCTTAAAACCTATCTGTTTAATCCAACCAACCACCTTTCGTACGATTGTGAGCTCAACAAACAGCGGCTGCTCGCCATGGCCAATATCGACTTTACGGAAGTAGTGGACGATTTTATTCCTCCGGTACTTACCAGCCGCGATGTTGTGATAGACGGACTGTTCGGATCGGGGCTGAACCGTCCTCTTACAGGAGGTTTTGCTGCGGTAGTGAGATACATCAATCAATCTGAAGCGACTGTAGTTTCTATCGACATACCTTCCGGACTCTTTGGCGAAGACAACCGCACCAATATTCCATCCGCCATTATTCAGGCGCACACCACGCTTACCTTCGGCTTCCCCAAGCTTGCATTTATGCTGGCAGAAAACGAAGTATATGTAGGCGAATGGAAAGTATTGGACATCGGGACACATCCGCAGATTGTGGAAGAGACGCCGGCCGACTTTATGTATCTGCTTGAGGAAGACATTTCGCCGGTTTTCGGGCCCCGCAATAAATTTTCACACAAAGGCACCTTTGGTCATGCCCTGCTTATTGCCGGCAGCAAAGGGAAGATGGGTGCGGCTCAGTTGGCCGCCAAAGCCTGTCTGCGGAGCGGTGCGGGTTTACTGACCGTGCATGTACCCGCCAAAGGAGGTAACATCCTGCAAACAGCCTTTCCGGAGGCAATGCTCAGCTTCGACAATAATGCGGAACATTTTTCTTCCGTACCCGATTCGGGCTCTTACTCGGCTGTAGGAATCGGCCCGGGATTAGGTCAGCACATGGATTCTGCCGCTGCCTTCGAACGTTTGCTTCAGCAAAAAACGAAAGCACTGGTCATCGATGCCGATGCCATCAATATGTTGGCATCCAACAATGAATTGATCAAGAAGGTTCCGCCCCTCAGCATCCTCACCCCCCACCCTAAAGAATTCGACCGTATTGCAGGCGAAAGCAGTACCTCTTACGAGCGTCTGCTGAAAGCCCGGGCTTTTGCCATGGAGCATTCCTTGTGTATCGTGCTTAAGGGAGCCTATACGGCGGTATGTTCGCCCGAAGGAAACGTATATTTTAACTGCACCGGTAATCCGGGAATGGCCACAGCCGGAAGCGGAGATGTGCTTACCGGCATCATCCTTAGTCTTCTTGCTCAGGGAATTAGTCCGGTTACAGCAGCGGTATCGGGCGTATTCCTTCATGGAACGGCTGGCGACCTTGCCGCGGTTTATCGTTCGGAAGAGAGTATGATTGCCAGCGATATGATCGAAATGCTTGGCAAGGCATTTAAGCAGATTAGAAATTATTAA